tttaaattttaaattttttcaaaagtatttttaaaacattaaaaaaaaaacagagtctaaatatatgttaaaatatctcacaataaaaaataatatttaaaaaataaaaaaatcaaattcaaaagttGGCTATTTAATGGTTTGGggaatttttgaattattttggaaACTACAAGGGTAACATTAGGAAAGTTTAAAATATAGGGTTAAGAGTGgatattaatgaatttatagGGATAAAGATAAAGTTTACCTGAAAGATGGTAATTAAATTGTGGAGTGTGAGGTTTGAGTAGAGCTGCAGAAAAATAATGGAGTCGAGGGGGGTGGCGAGCCACAGCAACATTGTTAGCAGCAGAGAAAAGAAGGCTAAACGCAGAGAGGTATAACCCAAAAAACAACACGAAAAAaatgctctctttcttttcttttaagggattttgagatgtaaagtttcagtctttctttttttctttttatttatttagatactGGAAAAGAAGAAGGCAattgatgaattgataaaaGCAGCATCTTCTGAGAAGGACCATCTTGTTTATTTCCAACCATTTTGTCATTACAATAGAAACGGTATAATCCTTAGTTCCTTGCTCAAAATTGGTTCAtatggttgatttttattttttttttgtatttctttactTGGTTTTTATGAGTGCATTTTTATTGGATGATTGAATTGGCTGATTTACTGTAGTTATTTAGTATTAGATTTTAGCATGttggttccttttgttttatggGTGTGCTATTTTGTTTACAAATTCTATGTTTTTGAAAGCTGAATCCCTGTCATGATTTGATTACTAGGTCTGTCTGTGTTTTTAGAATCTGGAAGTGGGGATAAACTTTCCTCTTCTGTAAAGCGGTACATTCAAAACCTccttaaggtaaaaaaaaaacctaaaatgagTTTAAGAgtcttattgtttttgttaatttggaCTTCTGTGATCTCATATTGCACGTGCTCAATAAATATGTCAGTTGGAGATTCTGTGTTAGTACCATTGTGGAATTGTCTAAATTGTTTGAAATTTACAGGTCAATATGGAGGTGGCATTTGGTCCTGAGTGGTCAACGGAAGAAAAGGTGAAGTGTAGGGACATGGTTGCTTCAGAAGCGCGTTATATATTTGTTCATGAGGCTCCAAATGCTAGTGTTGATGAAATTTCAATGAAGTTAGATAAAAGCCCCTTGGTTGGATTTGTACATTATCGCTTTACTCTTGAGGAAGATATACCTGTTCTTTATGTGTATGAAATACAGCTCGAGTCTCATGTCCAAGGGAAGGGATTGGGGAAATTCCTCATGCAACTAATTGAGCTAATTGCGCGCAAGGTGCtgaattttctttcttgtaGCTCTTTAATGGTTGTGAATAACTAATGAGATATATGAAAACACCCATGTTTCTAGGTTTTCTAATTGAACAGCATACAAGTAATATGAACTATCCTTCTCCCCCGCCATGTAAATCTCTAGTATCTTTACTTTGTACCTCAGAATTAAATCTTCTAGATGCTAATTGTGCTTCatatttgagatttaatttacTCATTTCATCTTCTGTAGAGCTGCATGGGTGCTGTAGTATTAACAGTTCAAAAAGCGAATGCAGTAGCCATGAATTTCTACAGAAGTAAGCTGAGGTTTGTCTTTTACTCGAAATACTGTTATCTTAGTGATCTCTTAAATTTTGTGACATTTAGCTCTCAGTATCTAAGTTGAGTTCCACTCATTTGCTAGATAAAATGCAATAGTAATGAGTATACTTGGATGCTAGTGGAAATTACAAACCAGAAGAAACCTCTTTCCTTCCTAGGCTACTAACCATTTCCCCACCAATCCatgatttttcttatcatttctgccacaaaaaatggtttttaagattttttttattcatcagtCAAATCATTTCTATGCAGATACACAATATCAAGCATTTCACCATCCAGAGTTGATCCCTTGGTATGCAATTATTGATTATATTATGTACAGTATCTACAATTTATGTTTACCCCCTGTTATAAGGAGCTTTATTCGTTGCACAGATGGGTCTTGAGAAGAGTTACGAGATTCTCTGCAAAGCATTCGACCATGAAGCCAAAGCTATATTGGAGGTACAAACTATTACATTATTTTCTATGAATAATAATGTTGTAATCTTAAAAATacatgccattttgttcatgtgaGAATTCAGGATAGAAAAAGAAGCTTTCTTCCAGATATAGTTTTTGATATTTCTTGCATGTTGTGAAAATTTTGATGTGCTTATATTTGCACATGGCAAGCCTTTGTAAATAAACAGACAGATGATTGAAAATTTCTACCATATATTGCTAGCATTGTGTGGTTGAATGTTAGTGTTAAAGAGTAAAACTGCACTATAATTAGGGTTTGTTTCTGGGGTTCATTTAACCAATGTATTTTCATAGGTTAGTAGGCTTCATTGCCATCAACAGCACTGCCCTGTTCATTCTGGAGACAAATTTTTCTGTTGATTTCCACTTGTGGATTgcaatttttttgggtttctaCCTAGTACTGCCTTTCCATCTACTAACAGCATTCCTAGAAAGCTTATTGCATCACTGCCAAATCAGAAGACTTTCGTAAATAAATCTCTGAAGGCCAACCGGTCAAGTTTGTAGTAGCAATGATTAGATAAAGTGCTCTGACTTCAAGATTTCTCTTCACATGTATTCCAGAAATGGGGATGGGTGCGTGGATTTGGTTCCTCATCATAGCACAGAATATTTTGTACTTTCTATGGGCttctagtttattttgttaGGTGACTCTAAGAACAGCATGCTAAGGCATGTGCTATTTGGTGGTGGTTTACAGCTTCTCTTTGATTAGTAGATGGTTTTGCCTAACAGAGCATGTAATGGCCAAGAGTTGCACTAATGAGACCATTCATTGACCAAGTGAAGCATTTTTTGTGGAAGTTTTCCATCTTTGCAATTTGATTTCTTCAAGATGGACATGAACATTTGATAAATGAAACGTTACATGTGCTTTTTTCACTAGTGGAACTTTTCACTGGTAAATATGATGGAATACGTAGCTGATTTGATACAAAAGTCTTCatctttttgtatctttttgtGCAGTTAATTGGGGGGAAAGTCTCAAGCTTTTGAGGGTCACTCATACAAATTCTTTCTGACATATACTTTAATTGAAGGATTTTTTTCATCCTCCTGtttattatacaaaattattttgttttttatatgcagGGGAGTGGATGAGCAGGAGAGAGATGACTTTTCAGTGTATTCTTGATGTATGTTCTGAattaaaccttttctttttctgtatgTCCTTTCTCATTCCCTATTCTTAAATACAAGATATAATGGATTAATTACATGGAATCGTTAAACTttgaatcttttctttttttccccaaagGTGTGGGCTTATGATTATGTTAGGTTATCCTGAATTGTGAAATTGCATCTTGTATAAATAACTCAGTTTTATTTAAACTGTTTGCGCTATGTATTGTGGTGATTGTACAATTGATTTAACTCCAGGATTGGAATGTGAGTGTTGATAAATATTGTTGGCTTCTAAATGAAGTAAATAGAAGGGTCTAAGCTATAAAGAGTGTTGGGGTTATTGGTGGAAAGTGAAATAATTGTGTCGAAAAGTTGGTAGGTAATAATGCATTGAGCTTTTCTCCCTCATTTATTTCTTGGTAGTGTATTTGGGTGGGGAGGGGAGGGGGAGCTGATGATTCACGGAGCAAGACAAGGTTTTATCACATGTCTTTGATTGAGCAAGAACTTCCTTGAATGAGAGAAACTCATGCATTGACACAAATAAGAGTTCTTTTTTCTAGGAACTATTTGCTcaccaatttttaaaaatagttcaCTAAAATACACAAAAATGAATGAAGTGTTATGTGAAATCTGTTGatgtttcaaaaccatttcCTTTGcaaaatttatcttaaataaaattcacatgaaaaaaaaaagtatttaagtgCTAGGTTGGTTGAAAGTGCCTTTCTGGCTAGTTTTAGGAAGTGAGAAAAGTGAACTTCTAGGATGGCACTTGACATTCAGCATAAGTGTCTGCATGGCTGTTCATGTGGCAAAGTCTTCTGAACCACGAGGAGATAGAGGGTATGAACAAAGAGAAAATAGCTCCTGgatgatattataataaaaaattgtcacAACTATTGTAGCCATGATATTTTGGCAGTTCTATGGGccagatttaaaatttttggaacCTATCCTGAAAAGCTATAAGGCCCTTGGactgaaacaaataaattatccaTCCTTGGATTAAAAGTCTCTTAATTATTGGTAAATTACTAAACCAATCACCCAAAATTTGCAATTATTTTCTAGTATGATTTAAACGAGTAGCATTAACCTGCTATAGCAGGTTTACCTGACTCATAGCAgttacatgatatttttttagtcccCTAACCTAGCAACTAACTTAAACTGAAACCCATATATTGAAGTAAAACTTTTATCAAAATACATAACCGCTATTCTTCATTGTTGGAATATTTTCCTTCGTTAGCACACTAACAACCTTAGCTTTATCTATTTCCTTATGTTTTGTAataactttcctttttttttcctggtcttctttttgtttccatCCATTACATTTTTAAACCTCTGACATTTCATTACTGGAATAGACTCTTTTCTCTTGCTCATGCTTGATTtaatacaacaaaatattttcttctaatGCTCATGCTtgatttaatacaaaaaaatatcgGCAGGTCATTGGCATTTCCAAGAAGTTTAGCACACCAGCAATCCAGGAATTAGGGGAATGTATGATCTCAATTCGAAAAGCTTCTCTTAGAAGGTTTTAACCTTGATTTTTTCAACTAGCTTTGCTGTAAATTTTCCAGATTATAGGTAACTGCTTTGAAATAGTCATTCACTGGAATTTAGTTTGTGCTGAATTTGTGTCATATTCAGTATATTCTAATTCTTCCAATTTCTGTGGTTGCTTGAAAGTATATGAAAATTTGCATGGTGGGATGTAAGAAGTGACTCAAAATATTGAAGCCTGGGAGAATGTTTAGCAGGTCGTGGGCTGTCACTTGAGTGAAATACCAGGGAACTGATATTGTCTAATTTCACTGTGTTCTTGCAGCCTCAGAGAACCTTTTGTTTTACTGACATCTCTGTTAC
The genomic region above belongs to Populus alba chromosome 12, ASM523922v2, whole genome shotgun sequence and contains:
- the LOC118044319 gene encoding uncharacterized protein, coding for MESRGVASHSNIVSSREKKAKRREILEKKKAIDELIKAASSEKDHLVYFQPFCHYNRNGLSVFLESGSGDKLSSSVKRYIQNLLKVNMEVAFGPEWSTEEKVKCRDMVASEARYIFVHEAPNASVDEISMKLDKSPLVGFVHYRFTLEEDIPVLYVYEIQLESHVQGKGLGKFLMQLIELIARKSCMGAVVLTVQKANAVAMNFYRSKLRYTISSISPSRVDPLMGLEKSYEILCKAFDHEAKAILELIGGKVSSF